One region of Rickettsiales bacterium genomic DNA includes:
- the mutL gene encoding DNA mismatch repair endonuclease MutL yields the protein MISTIKILPSNLVNRIAAGEVVERPASVVKELVENSLDAGATQIDVDFSEGGKTYLAITDNGKGMNAEDLELCLLRHATSKLPDEDLFNIKFFGFRGEAIPSIASISKMKISSILKGSSEANQIYIEGGNIIYKKPSNISEGTKIEISDLFYATPARLKFLKTERSEKSKIIDIVNKFAMVNPECGFSLRENGKIILDYKKNLFSENAWLKRIGEILGEDFQENCVEINTKRGNAELKGFASLPTFNRSTSADQFLFVNDRPVRDKAILGAIRGAYLDFLARDRNAVVALFLKLPADEVDVNVHPAKAEVRFRFEAEIRGLIVGAIKMALSNAGHRASNTISEDALAKFEISENHNYLSEKTSNFYAGKNIVNYQKNNSSVNFSSKIFAPQELPPASKNYEKESFSSQNNSEIQP from the coding sequence TTGATCTCAACCATAAAAATCTTACCAAGTAATTTGGTTAATCGCATTGCGGCTGGTGAAGTGGTGGAAAGGCCTGCTTCTGTAGTTAAGGAACTCGTTGAAAATTCACTTGATGCCGGTGCAACCCAAATTGATGTTGATTTTTCAGAGGGTGGAAAAACTTATCTTGCAATAACTGATAACGGCAAAGGTATGAATGCCGAGGATTTGGAGCTATGTTTGCTTCGCCACGCCACTTCAAAATTACCTGATGAAGATTTATTTAATATAAAATTTTTTGGGTTTCGGGGTGAGGCTATTCCCTCAATTGCTTCAATTTCAAAAATGAAAATTTCAAGTATTCTCAAGGGTTCTAGTGAGGCCAACCAAATTTATATTGAAGGTGGAAATATAATTTATAAGAAACCTTCAAATATTTCTGAAGGCACAAAAATTGAAATTTCTGATTTATTTTATGCAACCCCTGCACGCTTAAAATTCTTGAAAACTGAGCGATCTGAGAAAAGTAAGATCATTGACATTGTAAATAAATTTGCAATGGTAAACCCTGAGTGTGGCTTCAGCCTTAGAGAAAATGGGAAAATAATTTTGGATTATAAAAAAAATCTCTTTTCAGAAAATGCTTGGCTAAAAAGAATTGGTGAAATTTTAGGTGAAGATTTCCAAGAAAATTGCGTTGAAATCAACACAAAACGAGGCAATGCAGAGCTTAAAGGTTTTGCAAGTCTGCCAACTTTTAATCGCTCAACATCAGCGGATCAATTTTTATTTGTAAATGATAGACCCGTGCGAGATAAAGCAATTCTAGGGGCTATAAGAGGGGCGTATCTTGATTTTCTAGCCCGTGATAGAAATGCTGTTGTTGCACTTTTCCTAAAACTTCCTGCTGATGAAGTTGATGTGAATGTTCACCCTGCTAAGGCAGAGGTTCGTTTTCGTTTTGAAGCAGAAATTCGTGGGCTGATTGTTGGCGCTATAAAAATGGCACTTTCAAATGCTGGCCATAGAGCCTCAAACACGATTTCAGAAGATGCTTTAGCAAAGTTTGAAATCTCTGAAAATCATAATTATTTATCAGAAAAAACTTCAAATTTTTACGCTGGAAAAAATATTGTTAATTATCAAAAAAATAATTCTTCAGTAAATTTTTCTAGCAAAATTTTTGCACCGCAAGAACTGCCCCCTGCTTCAAAAAATTATGAGAAAGAAAGTTTTTCTTCGCAAAATAATTCTGAAATTCAACC